From Arachis stenosperma cultivar V10309 chromosome 2, arast.V10309.gnm1.PFL2, whole genome shotgun sequence, one genomic window encodes:
- the LOC130963667 gene encoding pectinesterase 2-like has translation MAAIMGLLFSNFLIVLFFLSTFANGYSSNDVKHWCSQTPNPQPCEYFLTNNPNHFHKPIKHKGDFLKLSLQLAQERALIGHANTLSLHSKCHNQLERVAWNDCVKLYQQTIHKLNKILDPNTKCSKVDAQTWLSTALTNLETCKAGFYELGVQDSLLPLISHNNLTKLLSNLLALNNKGESHEEPSYKDGFPTWVKPGDKKLLQASSPAYQANVVVAKDGSGKYTTVMAAINAAPNYNSGRYVIYVKAGIYNEQVEIEANNIMLIGDGIGKTVITGSQSVGGGSTTFNSSTVGIMGEGCIAQGITFRNTAGAANQQAVALRSGSDLSVFYRCSFEGYQDTLLTLSDRQFYRECDIYGTVDFIFGNAIVVFQNCNIFVRKYPETTNTITAQGRLDAKQNTGFSFVNCVVTVAPDLKAVQSSMKAYLGRPWQKYSRTVFMKSYFDSLIVQAGWLEWNGDFALSTLYYGEYMNTGPGSSTANRVKWGGYHVITNAAEASNFTVSNFIAGNSWLPTTGVPFTAGL, from the exons ATGGCAGCAATAATGGGTTTATTATTCTCCAATTTTCTCAttgttctcttctttctatCAACTTTTGCTAATGGTTATTCTTCAAATGATGTTAAACATTGGTGTAGCCAAACCCCAAACCCTCAACCATGTGAGTATTTCTTGACCAACAACCCTAATCATTTTCACAAACCCATTAAGCACAAAGGAGATTTTCTCAAGCTTTCATTGCAACTTGCTCAAGAGAGAGCACTCATAGGCCATGCAAACACTCTTTCACTTCACTCAAAGTGCCACAACCAACTTGAAAGAGTTGCATGGAATGATTGTGTTAAGCTCTATCAACAAACCATTCATAAGCTCAACAAAATCCTAGATCCTAACACCAAGTGCTCCAAAGTTGATGCTCAAACATGGCTTAGCACTGCTCTCACAAACCTTGAAACATGCAAAGCTGGTTTCTATGAACTTGGTGTTCAAgactctcttcttcctctaatCTCCCACAATAATCTTACTAAGTTGCTAAGCAACCTTTTGGCTCTTAATAACAAGGGTGAATCTCATGAAGAGCCAAGTTACAAAGATGGATTCCCAACATGGGTCAAGCCAGGTGATAAAAAATTGCTACAAGCATCTTCTCCAGCATATCAAGCCAATGTGGTGGTGGCCAAAGACGGATCTGGAAAATACACAACAGTTATGGCAGCCATAAACGCAGCACCAAATTATAACAGTGGAAGGTATGTGATATATGTGAAGGCCGGGATTTACAACGAGCAAGTTGAAATAGAGGCAAATAATATAATGTTGATCGGAGATGGTATCGGAAAAACCGTAATCACCGGCAGCCAAAGTGTTGGGGGAGGGAGCACAACCTTTAATTCATCCACTGTTG GTATTATGGGAGAAGGATGTATTGCTCAAGGAATCACATTTAGAAACACTGCAGGTGCAGCAAATCAGCAAGCTGTTGCATTGCGTTCTGGATCTGACTTATCGGTTTTTTATCGATGCAGTTTTGAAGGTTATCAAGATACATTATTAACTTTATCTGACAGACAATTTTACAGAGAATGTGACATTTATGGCACGGTTGACTTTATCTTTGGTAATGCTATTGTGGTGTTTCAAAATTGCAACATATTTGTAAGAAAGTATCCAGAAACAACGAACACAATCACTGCACAAGGAAGACTTGATGCAAAACAAAACACTGGATTTTCCTTTGTCAATTGTGTGGTTACAGTTGCACCAGATTTGAAAGCAGTTCAAAGCTCTATGAAGGCATATCTTGGAAGGCCATGGCAAAAATATTCAAGAACAGTTTTCATGAAGAGTTATTTTGATAGCTTGATTGTTCAAGCAGGTTGGTTGGAATGGAATGGTGACTTTGCATTAAGTACTTTGTATTATGGAGAATACATGAACACAGGTCCTGGATCTTCAACCGCAAACAGAGTTAAATGGGGAGGTTATCATGTCATAACCAATGCTGCTGAAGCTTCAAACTTCACCGTTTCAAACTTCATTGCTGGCAACTCATGGCTACCAACCACCGGTGTGCCTTTCACCGCTGGTCTCTAG